A region of Moorena producens PAL-8-15-08-1 DNA encodes the following proteins:
- a CDS encoding substrate-binding domain-containing protein has protein sequence MDNKTTKTITSLGIIAISLGIAYAPLPGLNQTLYVVSGTELQEPLAVLEQRFEETHSTINIEFKFQGSQELVNRYLDEKNDFKPTILIPANGVLLNELSDRWQAQNTNPPFYDNPQPIAKTLLVGIAWPERGEVLFPDGRFQWLRLENAMKKRNWQEIGGNPNWGSFDFVTTDPNRSNSGQLTLSLWTQSNSGGATLSPTNFNGPEIQSLFGLVKRSVYQPPRSTDTLLQEFIARGPNEADVATVYESIALYRWKQTRLKASPIRFIILIIPLKRFPPQPLCAEM, from the coding sequence ATGGATAATAAAACCACTAAAACAATTACCTCCCTGGGGATTATCGCTATTTCCCTAGGCATTGCCTACGCTCCTTTACCAGGATTAAACCAAACCCTTTATGTGGTAAGTGGAACAGAATTGCAAGAACCCCTCGCTGTTCTGGAACAACGTTTTGAAGAAACCCATTCTACTATTAACATCGAATTTAAATTCCAAGGCTCCCAGGAATTAGTCAATCGCTATCTCGATGAAAAGAATGATTTTAAACCCACAATTTTAATTCCCGCCAATGGGGTTTTGTTGAATGAATTGAGCGATCGCTGGCAAGCCCAAAACACTAATCCACCTTTTTATGATAACCCTCAACCCATTGCCAAAACCCTATTAGTAGGTATTGCTTGGCCAGAACGGGGAGAAGTTCTGTTTCCCGATGGTCGTTTTCAATGGTTAAGACTAGAAAATGCCATGAAAAAGCGCAATTGGCAGGAGATTGGCGGCAATCCTAACTGGGGTAGTTTTGACTTTGTCACTACCGATCCTAATCGTTCCAATAGCGGACAACTGACCTTAAGTCTTTGGACACAGAGTAATTCTGGGGGCGCAACCTTATCCCCAACTAATTTTAATGGCCCGGAAATTCAATCTCTGTTCGGTTTAGTAAAGCGGTCTGTCTATCAACCGCCACGCTCAACGGACACTCTATTGCAAGAGTTTATTGCTCGTGGCCCCAATGAGGCAGATGTTGCTACTGTATATGAAAGCATTGCTCTGTACCGTTGGAAGCAGACCAGACTCAAAGCAAGCCCTATCAGATTTATTATTTTAATCATACCATTGAAACGGTTTCCACCGCAGCCATTGTGCGCAGAGATGTGA
- a CDS encoding vWA domain-containing protein — MLQSWQSYAKKPSQVALVVDVSGSMRGEKLSAVQNTLLNYVQNIGSREKIAIIPFSNEIKQPFMVEGTPQGKAEGIKFIGSLKAGGGTRLYDSALFARNWLKQNFKTDAINAVLILTDGEDSGSEITLERLSQELQTSNFEADESIAFFTVGYGGKGEFNPKVLQTIAEVNGGYYRQGNPETISKLIADLQVEF; from the coding sequence ATGTTGCAAAGTTGGCAAAGCTACGCCAAAAAACCTTCCCAAGTTGCTTTAGTCGTAGATGTTTCCGGTTCTATGAGAGGTGAGAAACTCTCGGCTGTGCAGAATACGTTACTGAACTACGTGCAGAATATCGGTTCAAGGGAAAAGATAGCGATTATTCCTTTCAGTAATGAGATTAAGCAGCCCTTTATGGTGGAAGGCACACCCCAAGGAAAAGCTGAGGGGATAAAATTTATCGGTAGTCTGAAAGCTGGGGGAGGAACTCGATTATATGATAGTGCTCTTTTTGCTCGGAACTGGTTAAAACAAAATTTTAAAACAGACGCGATTAATGCGGTGTTGATTTTGACCGATGGTGAGGATTCTGGCTCGGAAATTACTCTCGAACGCCTATCCCAAGAATTACAAACCAGTAACTTTGAGGCGGATGAAAGTATTGCTTTTTTTACCGTTGGGTATGGTGGAAAAGGAGAGTTTAATCCTAAAGTACTGCAAACAATTGCTGAAGTAAATGGGGGCTATTATCGTCAGGGCAATCCCGAAACGATTTCTAAGTTGATCGCAGATTTACAAGTTGAGTTTTAA
- a CDS encoding Uma2 family endonuclease, translating to MVQQITPTTDDILYPESDGKLMADNTLQFELITTIKYGLEVHFKDDPNVFVAGDLLWYPIQGEPKINQAPDVMVVIGRPKGHRRSYKTWVEDNLNPQVTFEIASETNTIKELEEDKLKFYRTHGVEEYYLYDPNRAKLKGWLRSAEKLEPIPQMLGWVSPRLGITFELVASELVLYYPNGEPFASYLEISEQRDMAQQQAEQERQRAEQAQQALELERLEKQQASQRAEQAQEALELERTRMKALLEQLKAKGINPEDFDL from the coding sequence ATGGTTCAGCAAATTACTCCCACCACCGATGACATCTTATATCCCGAAAGTGACGGGAAACTAATGGCCGACAATACCCTTCAATTTGAACTAATTACTACCATTAAGTATGGCCTAGAAGTCCACTTCAAAGATGACCCCAATGTGTTTGTCGCTGGGGATTTGTTGTGGTATCCAATACAAGGAGAACCCAAAATCAACCAAGCCCCCGATGTGATGGTAGTTATCGGTAGACCCAAAGGGCATCGGCGTTCTTATAAGACCTGGGTTGAAGATAACCTTAATCCTCAAGTCACCTTTGAAATTGCCTCCGAAACTAACACCATTAAAGAATTAGAAGAGGATAAACTCAAGTTTTACCGGACCCATGGAGTAGAAGAGTACTATCTCTATGATCCAAATAGAGCCAAACTAAAAGGCTGGTTGCGTTCAGCCGAAAAGTTAGAACCAATCCCCCAGATGCTGGGTTGGGTGAGTCCCCGTTTAGGAATTACCTTTGAGTTAGTAGCATCGGAATTGGTGCTCTATTATCCCAATGGTGAGCCTTTTGCTAGCTATTTAGAAATTAGTGAGCAAAGAGATATGGCTCAACAACAGGCAGAACAGGAACGCCAACGGGCAGAGCAAGCACAGCAAGCTTTAGAGCTTGAAAGACTCGAAAAACAACAGGCATCACAACGAGCAGAGCAAGCACAGGAAGCTTTAGAGCTTGAACGAACTCGTATGAAAGCATTGTTGGAGCAATTAAAAGCCAAAGGGATAAATCCCGAGGATTTTGACCTGTAA
- a CDS encoding type II toxin-antitoxin system ParD family antitoxin has product MDTMNIALPSQMKEFIQAQVALGGYSSTSEYIRELIRADQKQKTRYALEMEILKGLSSPEPTTMTADDWEDIRANIRKRFDQSGK; this is encoded by the coding sequence ATGGACACAATGAATATTGCCCTGCCCTCGCAGATGAAAGAGTTTATTCAAGCTCAGGTAGCCTTAGGGGGTTATAGCAGCACTAGCGAGTACATTCGAGAGCTAATTCGAGCTGACCAAAAGCAGAAAACTAGATACGCCCTAGAAATGGAAATTCTCAAAGGACTAAGTAGCCCAGAGCCAACAACAATGACAGCTGACGATTGGGAAGATATTCGTGCCAATATCAGAAAGCGGTTTGACCAATCCGGGAAATAA
- a CDS encoding WD40 repeat domain-containing protein, with protein MANGTLLQTLEGHRSPVWSVSFNPNGRILASAGSDNTVKLWNLEDLKDLEPATIEPQTLKADRSRVWSVSFSPDGQTLASASQDNTIKLWVLNSTEPQTIEAHGGDVRNVSFSPDGKLLASGSSDKTVKLWQVEDGKLLQTLEGHRSLVRSVSFSPVSLASPEGVGRILAVRQKKPHTYAAH; from the coding sequence GTGGCAAATGGCACTCTCTTGCAAACCCTTGAGGGTCATCGCAGTCCTGTCTGGAGTGTTAGTTTCAACCCGAATGGTAGAATCCTGGCTTCGGCTGGTTCCGATAACACAGTAAAGCTATGGAATCTAGAAGATTTAAAAGACTTAGAGCCAGCAACCATCGAACCGCAAACCCTTAAAGCTGATCGCAGCCGAGTCTGGAGTGTTAGTTTTAGTCCAGATGGTCAGACCTTGGCCTCCGCTAGTCAGGACAACACTATCAAGCTCTGGGTGTTAAACAGCACTGAACCACAAACCATCGAAGCACATGGGGGGGATGTTAGAAATGTCAGTTTCAGTCCCGATGGTAAGCTACTTGCTTCTGGCAGCTCTGACAAAACTGTGAAGCTATGGCAGGTAGAAGATGGTAAACTGCTACAAACCCTGGAAGGACATCGCAGTTTGGTCAGAAGCGTCAGTTTCAGTCCCGTTAGCCTAGCTTCCCCGGAGGGGGTTGGTAGAATTTTAGCTGTCCGGCAAAAGAAGCCCCACACCTATGCTGCGCATTAG
- a CDS encoding sodium-dependent bicarbonate transport family permease has translation MDFLSDFLTLFLAKLQSPTLGFLIGGMVVAAVNSRLQIPDAIYKFIVFMLLIKVGLSGGIAIRNANLAKMLLPAVFAIVIGILIVFIGRYTLGMLPNVKTVDAIATAGLFGAVSGSTLAAALTLLETEGIEYEAWAAALYPFMDISALVTAIVLATVYLSKQRGTADEYLSKQEYLSKQPVTAGGYPSEQRITAGGYPREQRGTAEERVKIWPIVKESLQGSALSALLLGLALGMLTQPESVYESFFNPLFRGLLSILMLVMGMEATSRISELRKVGQWYALYAFVGPLLHGFIAFGLGMIAHVITGFSLGGVVILAVIAASSSDISGPPTLRAGIPSANPSAYIGSSTAVGTPVALALGIPLYIGLAQALMGS, from the coding sequence ATGGATTTTTTGTCCGATTTCTTGACGCTCTTCCTGGCTAAGTTGCAGTCCCCGACACTCGGCTTTCTGATTGGTGGTATGGTCGTTGCCGCCGTCAATAGCCGACTGCAAATTCCAGATGCGATCTATAAGTTCATCGTCTTCATGCTGCTCATCAAAGTCGGCCTGAGCGGCGGCATTGCGATCCGCAATGCCAATCTGGCGAAAATGCTGTTGCCCGCAGTGTTCGCCATCGTAATAGGGATCCTTATCGTGTTCATCGGGCGCTACACGTTGGGCATGCTGCCGAACGTCAAAACCGTGGATGCCATTGCGACCGCAGGCTTGTTCGGTGCCGTGAGTGGCTCTACCCTCGCCGCCGCCCTGACGCTACTGGAAACCGAAGGCATCGAATACGAAGCCTGGGCTGCCGCACTCTATCCCTTCATGGACATCTCAGCGCTCGTGACTGCGATCGTCTTGGCCACCGTTTATCTCAGCAAGCAGCGCGGTACCGCAGACGAGTATCTCAGCAAGCAGGAGTATCTCAGCAAGCAGCCCGTTACCGCAGGCGGTTATCCCAGCGAGCAGCGCATTACCGCAGGCGGGTATCCCAGGGAGCAGCGCGGTACCGCAGAGGAGCGGGTCAAGATATGGCCCATCGTGAAGGAAAGCCTCCAGGGTTCTGCCCTATCGGCACTGCTGCTCGGCCTCGCTCTAGGCATGCTAACCCAGCCGGAAAGTGTCTATGAGAGCTTCTTCAATCCCCTCTTCCGCGGCCTGCTTTCAATACTGATGCTGGTAATGGGTATGGAGGCAACCTCAAGGATCAGCGAGCTGCGCAAGGTGGGCCAGTGGTACGCCCTATATGCCTTTGTGGGGCCGCTGCTGCATGGGTTCATTGCCTTCGGTCTCGGCATGATTGCCCATGTCATCACGGGATTCAGCCTTGGCGGCGTCGTGATCCTGGCCGTCATCGCCGCCTCCAGTTCAGACATCTCAGGGCCCCCCACTTTACGAGCCGGTATCCCGTCGGCCAATCCCTCCGCCTACATCGGCTCGTCCACAGCCGTCGGCACGCCGGTTGCGCTTGCCTTGGGAATACCGCTCTACATCGGGCTCGCCCAGGCGCTGATGGGCAGCTGA
- a CDS encoding class I SAM-dependent DNA methyltransferase has product MRATTMNKYDNIAEYYDSTMKSGYYDYPKEAQSLDSILKGRKKLLEIGVGTGLLAEKLLELDPSYEITGIDFTPAMLDRAKARLGNRAKVVEGNVLSMDLQESFDGIYSHGGPAGVCRVGNDYHLYSFLPNFEDSVKMLNNIARHLVDGGLFVLNIQSEETDADGEQDIGKGIVYAQQKHLDFLENKEMYFWETDYRFKKQGRIVASDRHKFLMVYGQLLEDTMNGAGFKLKEATPDDLYMVYQKVM; this is encoded by the coding sequence ATGAGAGCTACCACTATGAATAAATACGATAACATTGCCGAGTATTATGACTCCACTATGAAGAGTGGGTATTACGACTATCCGAAAGAAGCTCAGTCCCTGGACTCTATTCTCAAAGGTCGGAAAAAACTGCTCGAAATAGGGGTGGGAACGGGATTGCTTGCAGAAAAACTGCTGGAATTAGATCCCAGCTATGAGATAACTGGAATAGATTTTACTCCTGCTATGTTAGACCGGGCTAAAGCTCGTTTGGGAAATCGGGCAAAGGTAGTAGAAGGTAATGTGTTATCAATGGATCTACAAGAATCTTTTGATGGGATATATTCCCATGGGGGTCCAGCAGGTGTATGTCGGGTTGGTAACGATTACCACTTATACAGTTTTCTGCCCAATTTTGAGGACAGCGTTAAAATGTTAAACAATATTGCCCGCCATTTAGTTGACGGAGGCTTGTTTGTCCTTAATATTCAATCAGAGGAAACCGATGCAGATGGCGAGCAAGACATTGGCAAGGGCATTGTTTACGCTCAGCAAAAGCATCTCGATTTCCTAGAAAATAAAGAAATGTACTTTTGGGAAACAGACTATCGTTTCAAAAAACAAGGTAGAATAGTTGCTAGCGATCGCCATAAGTTCTTAATGGTGTACGGCCAACTTCTAGAAGATACGATGAACGGGGCAGGGTTTAAGTTGAAAGAGGCGACTCCTGACGATTTATATATGGTTTACCAAAAAGTGATGTAA
- a CDS encoding P-II family nitrogen regulator, translated as MTQQASKLVIVTEKLLLKKIAKIIDEAGATGYTVVPVGGKGSRNVRSSGQPSVGDNYSNIKIEVLTRNRDIALKISDEVAAKFFDDYSGIAYICNAEVLHAHMF; from the coding sequence ATGACCCAACAAGCCAGCAAGCTCGTCATCGTCACGGAAAAGTTGCTGCTGAAAAAGATCGCCAAGATCATCGACGAAGCCGGGGCTACCGGTTATACGGTGGTGCCTGTTGGCGGTAAAGGCAGTCGCAACGTGCGCTCGTCGGGACAACCCTCCGTTGGCGACAACTACTCGAATATAAAGATCGAGGTGCTCACTCGCAATCGGGATATCGCCCTGAAGATTTCGGATGAGGTCGCAGCCAAGTTTTTCGACGATTATTCGGGCATCGCCTATATCTGTAACGCGGAGGTACTGCACGCGCACATGTTCTGA
- a CDS encoding diaminopimelate decarboxylase family protein, whose translation MLTFVNLPKFPLFPVPFSLFPISTVKPNFVRLLSMISKYDNNQEIKDGWRDDVAEFRNWMKIIPTIPEKLFKIASDIPTPALVYDLDAITDTVTALRNDLREIPNIELCLAVKANRCQSVLRHMAKLGLGADITTIQELDAAIAAGLWPIYSTAPGFSVADLKRLATEGVIPDLCSLSQLRVWCESANPDKRVGLRLRLPFHEDSKAKNVVTRWSRFGVDPTDSGLHSLIQTHELEVVHLHVHEGETFSEADLHQTLDLLVSCLEIFPKVEVLNLGGGWAYLFHLQKPEAQRVWDLVNKTITRINNQRQQPVRLVIEPGMLLTMMAGYLVAEVKAADDHASGHRIVVLDTSAWNLMFWAPRPAVAQIPFREGPMFVHDLAGCTCYETDYFCLNEKMARIEVGDRVILNASGAYTSSVARSLHGLPIPKEFVIRDNRLCLVE comes from the coding sequence GTGTTAACTTTTGTAAATCTGCCAAAATTTCCTCTGTTCCCTGTTCCCTTTTCCCTGTTCCCTATCTCGACAGTTAAACCTAATTTTGTCCGACTACTTAGCATGATATCAAAATACGATAACAATCAAGAAATAAAAGATGGGTGGCGAGATGATGTAGCTGAATTTAGAAATTGGATGAAAATTATTCCAACTATTCCTGAGAAATTGTTCAAGATTGCCAGTGATATTCCCACCCCGGCACTTGTGTACGACCTAGATGCCATCACTGACACTGTAACGGCTTTACGAAACGACCTCAGAGAAATTCCGAATATTGAGCTTTGTTTGGCTGTTAAAGCAAACCGCTGCCAATCTGTGTTGCGTCATATGGCTAAACTTGGGCTAGGAGCAGACATTACCACCATACAAGAGCTAGATGCTGCCATAGCAGCAGGGCTGTGGCCAATCTACTCTACAGCACCAGGCTTCTCAGTTGCCGACCTTAAGCGTTTGGCAACTGAGGGTGTGATTCCAGATTTATGCAGTCTGTCTCAGTTGCGTGTCTGGTGTGAAAGCGCTAACCCAGACAAAAGAGTTGGGCTTCGACTTCGCCTTCCTTTTCACGAAGATTCCAAGGCTAAGAATGTAGTAACCAGGTGGAGTAGATTTGGAGTTGATCCCACAGATTCCGGTCTACACAGCCTAATACAAACCCATGAGCTTGAGGTCGTCCATCTTCATGTTCATGAAGGTGAAACTTTTTCAGAAGCAGATCTACATCAGACCCTTGATTTGCTAGTATCTTGCTTGGAAATCTTTCCTAAAGTTGAAGTGCTCAATCTCGGCGGCGGTTGGGCTTACCTGTTCCATCTGCAAAAACCTGAAGCACAACGGGTTTGGGATCTAGTAAATAAAACCATTACTCGTATCAACAACCAGCGCCAGCAACCCGTGCGGCTTGTGATTGAGCCAGGAATGCTATTGACTATGATGGCGGGCTACCTGGTTGCGGAGGTCAAAGCAGCAGACGATCATGCCTCTGGGCATCGCATTGTGGTTTTGGATACCTCTGCTTGGAACTTGATGTTCTGGGCACCACGTCCAGCAGTTGCTCAGATCCCTTTCCGAGAAGGACCGATGTTCGTCCATGACCTCGCAGGTTGTACCTGTTATGAAACAGATTATTTTTGTCTTAACGAAAAGATGGCAAGAATAGAGGTTGGTGACCGCGTGATCTTGAATGCATCGGGTGCCTACACCAGCAGTGTGGCACGGAGTCTGCATGGACTACCAATACCGAAAGAGTTTGTCATTCGCGACAACCGTCTATGCCTGGTTGAGTGA
- a CDS encoding SulP family inorganic anion transporter, producing MQLTNQIHFRNIRGDIFGGLTAAVIALPMALTFGVASGAGAEAGLWGAVLVGFFAAVFGGTPTLISEPTGPMTVVMTAVIANLTAANPENGMAMAFTVVMLAGIFQILFGFLRLGKYITLMPYTVISGFMSGIGIILIILQTAPFLGQGSPKGGVIGTVTSLPTLIANINPIETVLAVLTVAILVLMPRKWKRIVPPQLVALILGTVLSLVFFSGVDIRRIGEIAVGLPSLRLPVFTTQQLQLMVVDALVLATLGCIDALLTSLVADSLTRTEHDSNKELMGQGLGNLVSGLFGGIPGAGATMGTVVNIQTGGRSALSGIARALALLVVVLWAAPLTKSIPLAVLAGIALKVGIDIIDWGFLKRAHKISWKASLIMYGVILLTVFVDLIVAVGVGVFVANILTIERLSNHRAESVKAITYDDEEIQLSQEEKVLLDQGDGRIVLFHLSGPMIFGVAKAISREHNAIEGFDVLILDFSDVPILGVTATLALENAIQEALDKGRQVFIVGAAGKTRKRLQSLDIWHKIPAQNLELSRLEALRWSRTIVNNSQNYAPTQAQANFDLSADV from the coding sequence ATGCAACTGACTAACCAAATTCACTTTCGCAACATAAGGGGCGATATTTTTGGTGGCCTAACCGCCGCCGTGATCGCCCTCCCCATGGCTCTTACCTTCGGTGTCGCCTCCGGTGCTGGAGCAGAAGCTGGTTTGTGGGGTGCTGTATTAGTTGGCTTTTTTGCTGCGGTATTTGGAGGTACTCCCACCCTAATTTCTGAACCCACTGGTCCCATGACCGTGGTGATGACAGCGGTAATTGCTAACCTTACGGCTGCTAATCCAGAAAACGGCATGGCTATGGCGTTTACCGTGGTCATGTTAGCCGGAATTTTTCAAATTCTGTTTGGCTTTCTGCGCCTAGGCAAATACATTACGTTGATGCCCTACACCGTCATTTCCGGTTTTATGTCGGGTATTGGAATCATACTAATTATTTTGCAAACTGCTCCTTTCTTGGGTCAAGGTAGCCCTAAGGGTGGCGTCATTGGCACAGTTACTAGTTTGCCCACACTGATAGCAAACATCAACCCGATTGAAACTGTTTTAGCGGTTTTGACGGTAGCAATTCTTGTTTTGATGCCCCGCAAATGGAAACGCATCGTACCCCCCCAGTTGGTAGCCTTAATTCTGGGAACAGTTTTGTCTTTGGTGTTTTTCTCTGGGGTAGATATTCGCCGTATTGGGGAAATTGCTGTTGGTTTGCCTAGTTTGCGTCTACCGGTGTTTACCACTCAACAGTTACAGTTAATGGTGGTTGATGCTTTGGTGCTAGCTACACTGGGCTGCATTGATGCATTACTAACGTCCCTGGTGGCTGATAGTTTAACCCGCACCGAACATGACTCTAACAAAGAGTTGATGGGCCAGGGTTTAGGTAATTTAGTATCGGGTTTATTTGGCGGTATTCCTGGGGCTGGCGCAACCATGGGAACTGTGGTTAATATCCAAACCGGGGGTAGGAGTGCCCTTTCTGGTATCGCCCGTGCTTTAGCATTACTAGTAGTTGTGCTTTGGGCTGCCCCCCTCACCAAAAGTATTCCCCTTGCTGTTTTGGCTGGTATCGCCCTCAAGGTAGGTATTGATATTATTGACTGGGGTTTCCTCAAGCGTGCCCATAAAATTTCTTGGAAAGCATCCCTGATTATGTACGGGGTGATTTTACTGACTGTTTTTGTTGACTTGATTGTGGCCGTGGGAGTGGGAGTATTTGTTGCGAATATCCTCACCATTGAGCGTCTTAGTAATCATCGGGCAGAAAGTGTTAAGGCGATTACCTATGACGATGAGGAAATTCAGCTTTCCCAGGAAGAGAAAGTACTATTGGATCAAGGTGATGGTCGTATTGTACTGTTTCATCTCAGTGGACCGATGATTTTTGGGGTTGCCAAGGCAATTTCCCGTGAACACAATGCCATTGAAGGTTTTGATGTGCTGATTCTGGATTTCAGTGATGTACCTATTTTAGGTGTTACCGCTACCCTCGCTTTGGAAAATGCTATTCAAGAAGCCTTAGATAAAGGTCGTCAAGTATTTATTGTAGGGGCAGCAGGCAAAACCAGAAAGCGCTTACAAAGCTTGGATATCTGGCATAAGATTCCAGCCCAAAACCTAGAATTGAGTCGTTTAGAAGCACTGCGGTGGTCTCGTACGATCGTGAATAACTCTCAAAATTATGCACCAACTCAGGCACAAGCTAATTTTGATTTGTCAGCTGATGTGTAA
- a CDS encoding SET domain-containing protein-lysine N-methyltransferase gives MKNYIPEKALNVASWAELREFRKTGSKSLHTTVEFMPGQVICKFGAKKILDHPNYLTIQICDHQHIMLEPEFLQYLNHSCDPNVFFAPSDRVLKAITKIEIGEELTLFYPSTEWSMDRGFDCICQSKDCLGTIRGAAYLPLDILTKYKLAQHIQQRLAKRH, from the coding sequence GTGAAAAATTATATCCCTGAAAAAGCCCTAAACGTTGCATCATGGGCTGAGCTCCGGGAGTTTCGTAAAACTGGGAGCAAATCCCTACACACCACTGTCGAGTTTATGCCCGGACAGGTAATCTGTAAATTTGGCGCAAAAAAGATCCTAGATCATCCCAATTATTTAACCATCCAAATTTGCGATCACCAACATATTATGCTGGAGCCAGAGTTTTTGCAGTATCTCAATCATAGCTGCGATCCCAATGTATTTTTCGCTCCAAGCGATCGCGTTCTGAAGGCCATAACTAAAATTGAAATTGGCGAGGAACTGACTTTATTTTATCCATCGACGGAATGGTCGATGGATAGAGGATTTGATTGTATTTGTCAAAGCAAAGATTGCTTGGGTACTATTCGAGGTGCCGCCTACTTACCCTTAGATATTTTAACAAAATACAAACTCGCGCAGCATATACAACAGCGCTTGGCTAAACGACATTGA
- a CDS encoding tetratricopeptide repeat protein — translation MNTPPLDEALKTYEIALDNLEYSASPMSEEQIIAVLNARDFVHATGQAKVYPSYHQQKTLVALDVRLKQNAWQISKVIDFSSWRTSLEPPDTAWWWHLETETELARWQWWDWLWRGLSIAGWTANLGLLIDLLPRFLIAGTGFAGAVAIAFPSLLTLLQAISELTETGQEEFDKLLIRLGIPKHFHGEAQLGATELLLLILLGFNFYLPNFSNFSNRRGFENYNKGQLASAEAHYQQALALNPDNVKAHYNLAVVYEDLQQFDKARTQYQFAVKGGFVKAYNNLGRLHILNNKPSLAIPLLFKGLAGAGQASIKVRYDLMKNLGWALLKQGREEQAEPILRSAVSLGSSPEGIEKISNRGSAHCLLAQVYQGQNQKTKALTQWQKCCQLGSSANPDEDLWLGLAHQKLKEENQSCGQNNGKP, via the coding sequence ATGAATACTCCTCCCTTAGATGAGGCTCTCAAGACTTACGAAATAGCCCTTGATAACTTGGAATATTCAGCATCACCGATGTCTGAAGAGCAAATTATTGCAGTTTTAAATGCTAGGGATTTTGTTCACGCTACTGGTCAGGCAAAAGTTTACCCTTCTTATCACCAACAAAAAACCCTTGTTGCCTTGGATGTGCGCCTCAAACAAAATGCTTGGCAGATCAGCAAGGTTATTGATTTTTCTAGCTGGCGAACTAGTTTGGAACCCCCAGACACAGCTTGGTGGTGGCATTTAGAAACAGAAACGGAGCTTGCCCGCTGGCAATGGTGGGATTGGTTATGGCGAGGATTGAGCATTGCTGGCTGGACGGCGAATCTTGGCTTGTTAATCGACCTTCTGCCTCGTTTTCTGATAGCAGGCACTGGATTTGCGGGAGCAGTAGCAATTGCTTTTCCTAGTCTTTTGACCTTATTACAAGCGATAAGCGAACTAACGGAAACCGGACAAGAAGAATTTGATAAATTATTAATCCGACTGGGTATTCCCAAGCATTTTCATGGGGAAGCCCAGCTCGGGGCGACGGAGTTATTACTGCTAATCTTACTAGGTTTTAACTTTTATCTGCCCAATTTTTCTAATTTTTCTAATAGAAGAGGTTTTGAAAACTATAACAAGGGTCAACTCGCCAGTGCTGAAGCCCACTATCAGCAAGCCTTAGCCCTTAATCCTGATAATGTCAAAGCTCACTACAACTTAGCTGTAGTTTACGAAGATTTACAACAGTTTGACAAAGCCAGAACTCAATACCAATTCGCCGTAAAAGGCGGTTTTGTTAAAGCTTATAACAACTTAGGTCGCTTGCATATTCTTAACAACAAACCCTCCTTAGCTATCCCCTTACTCTTCAAAGGTTTAGCCGGGGCTGGGCAAGCAAGCATCAAAGTTCGATACGACCTGATGAAAAACTTGGGTTGGGCTTTACTCAAGCAAGGGCGAGAGGAGCAAGCAGAACCAATTCTCCGGAGCGCGGTCTCTTTAGGCAGTAGTCCAGAAGGTATTGAAAAAATCAGCAATCGCGGTTCAGCCCACTGCTTATTAGCTCAGGTTTATCAAGGACAAAACCAGAAAACCAAAGCCCTTACCCAGTGGCAAAAATGTTGTCAATTGGGGTCAAGTGCTAATCCTGATGAGGATCTGTGGCTGGGCTTAGCTCATCAAAAATTAAAGGAGGAAAATCAATCATGTGGTCAAAACAATGGAAAACCTTAA